The following coding sequences are from one Microbulbifer sp. TB1203 window:
- a CDS encoding non-ribosomal peptide synthetase translates to MTARTLLHDCWSRGIALSVDGGNLGFRAPPGALDEALRERLRENKAELLAALREEPDYFDARPLGANERSLWFLNRMAPQSSAYNLAFAARLHADISTDAVAWAFAGLQKRYPILCSPYGERDGEPVQWLDGKRAPRPLELAGLSGGELRDQLAREADRPLDLAAGQACRALLLESDNEETGLHLLLVVHHIAADFAAFEILLRDFAELILGGEPGEADTGGYRAWMAEQARAVRERGADHLDYWRRQLNGVPGLELPLDFPRPAEQTFDGEEIGFALTAADSRQLREAARQLGVTPYIYWLALFQWFLGRLSGQRAFTIGTPSGGRLAPEHRELVGYLVNPLVLACRPDESLTLTDWMRRVRRQVNEALEHQRYPFATLVEKLRPERDAGRAPLFQHMFTLNREQSLTVGERVIEQQLLAEQRGAAHELNLVVVDREDGFLGKWRYNRALYARATVARLRDLFLELVRRSPDWLGRRLADLEWPPREMAARLAGEARSWPDASARGAFARQVRERPRAAAIHCNGQSLSYGELAERVNGCATALKEQGLGAGDRLALCLPRGAELVTAMLAGWQRGAAYVALDPQWPPSRLAWGCEDAAPRLAVGLGERPDWLPTATAWLDASAGWPSLPGALAEDTDPQAPAYLIYTSGSTGRPKGVVIGQGALQHYAQAVAERLELPAGASLASLASTATDLGYTALFGALLTGRSLRLLDESLAFDAEELVAQLEREPVDCLKLVPSHLKALLVASRPARLLPRLCLVCGGEALSPELVEQVRALSPGLRILNHYGPTEATVGAIACEVVDPPPRQIPIGRPLANVTASVRNAAGQLLPRGIAGELCLGGPTLAQGYLNSPELTAAAFVERDGECVYRTGDRVKIDGEGQLHFLGRIDRQVKIRGYRVEPDEVARCLQARPQVRDAAVVNRPDSRGQNRLVAYLVCEEGELDAVREALAAELPDYMLPAAWVLLPTLPLKNNGKLDEAALPEPEAPAPTATEGAGDTDIDGAAATLLAITRELLGNDSIGADDNFFAVGGDSILSLQIIARAKQQGLHLTPKMIFEHQTVAALARVVERTEDPAVQSGGSAAPDSDFPLTPIQHWFFGLEQPEPGHWNQSLLLDVPRTLETDRLQRAVAALLQRHPVLRARFENDSGHWRQRYQPWESDMAARVFAIDGATPDPARLESHQQGFALDRPPLIKLVYFPAACRLLCTAHHLIVDAVTWRQLLGELEQLYLADEAGGEAELSSPTAGFHQWSQALAQRAARPDLEGQLGYWRQQLEDQPPLPEAPNRYADSRTCTLSLDAETTAQLLGGCHEAYNTNAQDLMLAALARAVGRWLSVDRVAVELENHGRAPGDWAPDVSRSPGWFTSRYPLALPVKESDEDAVIAVKEALRAVPESGLGYGLLRFLRGAELPPPAGLITFNYLGQFDQWGGESQLFRIEEWSCPGARAEENLRSHWLDVNALVLDGRLWAEWRYVPAVHGDEEVRNLARTFFYELAALVRHCADPAAGRVTASDFPEAGLSDDELQGLLETLES, encoded by the coding sequence GTGACGGCCCGGACTCTGCTGCACGACTGCTGGTCCCGGGGCATCGCCCTCTCCGTTGACGGCGGCAATCTGGGCTTCCGCGCACCCCCGGGCGCCCTGGACGAAGCCCTGCGCGAGCGTCTTCGCGAAAACAAAGCGGAACTGCTGGCCGCCCTGCGGGAGGAGCCCGACTACTTCGACGCGCGGCCCCTGGGCGCCAACGAGCGTTCCCTCTGGTTCCTCAACCGCATGGCGCCGCAGAGCAGCGCCTACAACCTGGCCTTCGCCGCCCGCCTGCACGCAGATATCTCCACCGACGCAGTGGCATGGGCCTTCGCCGGACTGCAGAAACGCTACCCCATCCTGTGCAGCCCCTACGGTGAGCGGGACGGCGAGCCGGTGCAGTGGCTGGATGGAAAGAGGGCGCCGCGGCCGCTGGAGCTGGCGGGCCTCTCCGGCGGTGAACTCCGGGATCAACTGGCCCGGGAGGCAGACCGTCCCCTGGACCTGGCGGCGGGGCAGGCTTGCCGCGCCCTGCTGCTGGAGAGCGACAACGAGGAGACGGGTCTCCACCTGTTGCTGGTGGTGCACCATATCGCCGCCGATTTCGCCGCCTTCGAGATATTGCTGCGGGACTTTGCCGAACTGATTCTCGGCGGCGAGCCGGGTGAAGCGGACACCGGCGGCTACCGCGCCTGGATGGCGGAACAGGCCCGCGCGGTGCGCGAGCGGGGCGCTGACCACCTGGATTACTGGCGCCGCCAATTGAACGGCGTGCCCGGCCTGGAGCTGCCCCTGGACTTCCCGCGCCCGGCGGAACAGACCTTCGACGGCGAGGAGATCGGCTTTGCGCTGACCGCCGCGGACAGCCGCCAGTTGCGGGAGGCGGCGCGGCAGTTGGGCGTCACCCCCTATATCTACTGGCTGGCCCTGTTCCAGTGGTTCCTGGGGCGCCTGTCGGGCCAGCGGGCATTCACCATCGGCACACCCAGCGGCGGGCGCCTGGCGCCGGAACATCGGGAACTGGTGGGCTACCTGGTCAACCCCCTGGTGCTGGCCTGCCGCCCGGACGAAAGCCTTACCCTGACGGACTGGATGCGGCGGGTGCGGCGGCAGGTCAACGAGGCCCTGGAACACCAGCGCTACCCCTTCGCCACCCTGGTGGAAAAACTGCGGCCGGAGCGCGACGCGGGCCGCGCGCCCCTGTTCCAGCATATGTTCACCCTCAACCGGGAGCAGTCGCTGACTGTCGGCGAGCGGGTGATCGAGCAGCAACTGCTGGCGGAACAGCGCGGCGCAGCCCACGAACTCAACCTGGTGGTGGTGGACCGGGAGGACGGCTTCCTGGGCAAGTGGCGTTACAACCGCGCCCTCTACGCCCGGGCCACGGTGGCGCGGCTGCGGGACCTGTTCCTGGAACTGGTGCGCCGCTCGCCGGACTGGCTCGGACGGCGCCTGGCGGACCTCGAGTGGCCGCCGCGGGAAATGGCCGCGCGGCTGGCCGGGGAGGCCCGCAGCTGGCCCGATGCCAGCGCCCGGGGCGCCTTCGCCCGGCAGGTGCGGGAGCGGCCGCGGGCCGCGGCCATCCATTGCAATGGGCAATCGCTGAGTTACGGAGAACTGGCGGAGCGGGTCAACGGCTGCGCCACTGCCCTGAAAGAGCAGGGCCTGGGTGCCGGCGACCGCCTCGCCCTGTGTCTGCCCCGCGGCGCCGAATTGGTGACCGCGATGCTCGCCGGCTGGCAGCGGGGTGCCGCCTATGTGGCCCTGGACCCCCAGTGGCCGCCGTCGCGGCTGGCCTGGGGCTGCGAGGACGCCGCACCGCGGTTGGCGGTGGGCCTGGGCGAGCGGCCGGACTGGCTGCCAACCGCCACCGCCTGGCTGGATGCGAGTGCCGGCTGGCCGTCGCTGCCCGGTGCCCTGGCGGAGGATACAGACCCGCAGGCGCCGGCCTATCTGATCTACACCTCCGGCTCCACCGGCCGCCCCAAGGGTGTCGTGATCGGCCAGGGGGCACTGCAGCACTACGCCCAGGCGGTGGCGGAGCGCCTGGAACTGCCCGCAGGCGCCAGCCTCGCCAGCCTGGCCAGCACCGCCACCGACCTCGGCTACACCGCCCTGTTTGGCGCCCTGCTCACCGGGCGCAGCCTGCGGCTGCTGGACGAATCCCTGGCGTTCGACGCCGAGGAACTGGTCGCCCAGTTGGAGCGTGAGCCGGTGGACTGCCTGAAGCTGGTGCCCTCGCACCTCAAGGCACTGCTGGTGGCCTCGCGGCCGGCCCGGCTGCTGCCGCGGCTGTGCCTGGTGTGCGGCGGCGAAGCCCTGTCCCCGGAATTGGTGGAGCAGGTGCGGGCCCTGTCGCCGGGCCTGCGCATTCTCAACCACTACGGCCCCACCGAGGCCACCGTCGGCGCCATTGCCTGCGAAGTGGTGGACCCGCCGCCCCGGCAAATCCCCATCGGCCGCCCGCTGGCAAATGTGACCGCCAGCGTGCGCAACGCCGCCGGGCAACTGCTGCCCCGAGGTATTGCCGGCGAACTCTGCCTGGGCGGACCCACCCTGGCCCAGGGTTACCTGAACAGCCCCGAACTCACCGCGGCCGCCTTCGTCGAGCGGGATGGCGAGTGCGTCTACCGCACCGGCGACCGCGTGAAGATCGACGGGGAGGGGCAACTGCACTTCCTCGGCCGCATCGACCGCCAGGTGAAGATCCGCGGCTACCGGGTGGAGCCGGACGAGGTGGCCCGGTGCCTGCAGGCCCGGCCCCAGGTGCGCGACGCCGCGGTGGTCAACCGCCCGGACAGCCGCGGGCAGAACCGCCTGGTGGCCTACCTGGTGTGCGAAGAGGGCGAACTGGACGCAGTGCGGGAAGCGCTGGCGGCGGAGCTGCCCGACTATATGCTGCCCGCCGCCTGGGTACTGCTGCCGACGCTGCCTCTTAAAAACAACGGCAAGTTGGACGAGGCCGCGCTGCCGGAACCGGAAGCTCCCGCTCCGACGGCAACCGAAGGCGCCGGGGATACCGATATCGACGGCGCCGCGGCGACGCTGCTTGCCATCACCCGCGAACTGCTGGGCAACGACAGTATCGGCGCCGACGACAATTTCTTCGCCGTGGGGGGCGACTCCATTCTCAGCCTGCAGATTATCGCCCGCGCCAAGCAGCAGGGCCTGCACCTGACCCCTAAGATGATTTTCGAACACCAGACCGTGGCCGCCCTGGCCCGGGTGGTTGAGCGGACAGAAGATCCGGCGGTGCAATCCGGCGGCTCCGCGGCCCCGGATTCCGATTTCCCGCTGACCCCGATCCAGCACTGGTTCTTCGGATTGGAGCAGCCCGAGCCCGGCCACTGGAACCAGTCCCTGCTGCTGGATGTACCGCGCACCCTGGAAACCGACCGGTTACAGCGTGCCGTCGCGGCGCTGTTGCAGCGGCATCCGGTTCTTAGGGCGCGTTTCGAAAACGATAGTGGGCATTGGCGGCAGCGTTACCAACCCTGGGAATCGGATATGGCCGCGCGGGTCTTCGCGATCGACGGCGCAACCCCCGATCCGGCGCGCCTGGAATCCCACCAGCAGGGCTTTGCCCTGGACCGACCGCCGCTGATCAAGCTGGTTTATTTCCCCGCCGCCTGCCGCCTGCTGTGCACCGCCCACCACCTGATCGTCGACGCCGTGACCTGGCGCCAACTGCTGGGCGAGCTGGAGCAGCTGTATCTCGCGGACGAGGCGGGAGGGGAAGCGGAACTGTCATCGCCCACCGCCGGCTTCCACCAGTGGTCGCAGGCACTGGCGCAGCGCGCCGCACGGCCGGACCTGGAGGGGCAACTCGGTTATTGGCGGCAACAGCTGGAAGACCAGCCGCCGCTGCCCGAGGCCCCCAACCGCTACGCCGACAGCCGCACCTGCACCCTGAGCCTGGATGCCGAAACCACTGCGCAATTACTCGGGGGATGTCACGAGGCCTACAACACCAACGCCCAGGACCTGATGCTCGCCGCCCTGGCGCGGGCCGTCGGTCGATGGCTGAGCGTGGATCGGGTGGCGGTCGAGCTTGAAAACCACGGCCGCGCCCCCGGCGACTGGGCGCCGGACGTCAGCCGCTCCCCGGGCTGGTTTACCAGCCGCTATCCCCTGGCCCTGCCGGTAAAGGAATCCGACGAGGACGCGGTGATCGCGGTCAAGGAGGCGCTGCGCGCGGTTCCGGAATCCGGCCTCGGCTACGGCCTGCTGCGCTTCCTGCGCGGGGCGGAGCTGCCGCCCCCTGCGGGGCTGATCACCTTCAACTACCTGGGCCAATTCGACCAGTGGGGCGGGGAGTCACAGCTGTTCCGTATCGAGGAGTGGTCCTGTCCGGGTGCACGGGCAGAGGAAAACCTGCGCAGCCACTGGCTGGACGTCAACGCCCTGGTCCTGGACGGCCGACTGTGGGCGGAGTGGCGCTATGTGCCGGCGGTTCACGGGGACGAAGAAGTGCGCAACCTGGCCCGAACCTTTTTCTATGAACTCGCGGCCCTGGTACGCCACTGCGCCGACCCGGCGGCGGGGCGGGTCACCGCGTCCGACTTCCCCGAGGCGGGGCTGTCGGACGACGAACTCCAAGGGCTGCTGGAAACCCTGGAGTCCTGA